The following nucleotide sequence is from Vitis vinifera cultivar Pinot Noir 40024 chromosome 14, ASM3070453v1.
GAGCCTCAAGCAGGAAACGTTGTCAATTCTCCTACAGCTGTTCGGTTTTATTCATTGAGGTCTCACAATTATGTGCACGTCCTGAGGTTCCGATCAACTGTATATATGGTTAGATGCAGTCCCCGAATAGTGGCAGTTGGTCTTGCAACACAAGTAAGCATTAGGTTGGGTTAGGCATGTATCATTCATTTGAGATTCCAGTGTTGAATGTAACAAATTAATCTACCAAattggtttatatatatatatatatatatatatatatatatatatatatatatatatatatatatatatatataattctagTATATCATATATGATTGCTTTTACTTCAGAAATATCCTTGACCGAATAAGATAGGTttgatgattatatatatatgtaattctAGTATATCATATATGATTGCTTTTACTTCAGAAATATGCTTGACCGAATAAGATAAGTTTGATGATTATTACAATCCAATAGATACTTTTATGGGGTTTTCCATCCAGTTCTTTTTTACAACCCAGAAGAATAAGATTGGAACATAGCAGGAGTTCCAGTAATTAATCAAGATTTCCAGTGGACAAAGGGTTTGTCATCTTGATGCAAAGATTTGTTTCATTTCCATTTGGTTAAGTTAATAAATGGCGCTAAACAATTTACATCTTTCtaatgttttcctttttaatattttggtgACAGATATACTGCTTTGATGCTCTCACTCTTGAGAATAAATTCAGTGTCCTCACCTATCCTGTTCCTCAGTTGGGAGGTCAAGGATTGGCTGGGGTTAACATTGGCTATGGTCCAATGGATGTTGGTTTAAGGTGGTTGGCTTATGCTTCCAACAACCCACTGTTATCAAACATGGGCCGCCTTAGCCCACAAAGTCTTACTCCTTCTCCAGGTGTCAGTCCATCAACTTCTCCCAGCAGTGGAAGTCTGGTGGCTCGGTATGCTATGGAATCTAGTAAGCAGTTGGCTGCAGGGATAATTAATTTGGGGGACATGGGTTACAAAACTCTATCTAAATACTGTCAAGAGCTTCGGCCAGATGGGTCTAGTTCTCCTGTATCATCACATTCAAGCTGGAAAGTAGGAAGGGTTGCATCACATTCAAATGAAACAGATAGCGCTGGAATGGTTAGTATTCACTCTGTTTGAgaatcataatatttaaaagtaatgtttgttatgtgtttacgAGGAATGAACGATAGTCAATATTCAAAATCTTGGCTGCAATACTATATTTTGGAACGAGCTCATGATTTTTAGTCTAGTACACTCGCTgaagttaaagaaaaaacaaaagaagataTCATGGGATAACTAATATATCCAGTTGGTTTCTGGAAGTCCCAATAGACTTTTGAGACTTACAAAACAGCAAACAGATGTTATATTGTAAATAATTCTGTTTTAGAAACTCAATTATCTATGCATAATTTcgggattttctttttttttttttccttttatggtttATTGCAGGTTGTTGTTAAAGATTTTGTTTCCAGAGCTGTTGTATCACAATTTAGGGCTCATACTAGTCCGATTTCTGCCCTATGTTTTGATCCGAGTGGCACACTTCTGGTTACTGCCTCTATACATGGGAACAATATAAATATCTTTCGGATTATGCCATCCTGCTCACAAAATGCATCAGGTTATGATTGGAATGCTTCACATGTACACCTTTACAAGCTCCATCGTGGCATGACATCAGCTGTATGTTCCCTCCCTCACTGTTTCtcatcccttttcttttttctatactcatgtttttattttattactgtTTTCAATTGTTGTTTATATAACAGGTGATACAGGATATTTGTTTTAGCCATTATAGTCAGTGGATAGCtattgtttcatccaaagggaCTTGCCATATCTTTGTTCTATCACCTTTTGGTGGCGAAAGTGGTCTTCAGATACAAAATTCTCATGTCCGTTCCTCCCTCTTGCCAGTTCTATCTCTACCATGGTGGTCTACTTCATCTTTCATGATAAACCAGCAATCTTtttctccacctcctccacaaACTATTACCCTGTCTGTAGTTAGCAGGATAAAAAACTCTGGGTGGCTGAATTCAGTGAGCAATGTGGCATCTTCTGCAGCTGGAAAGGTCTCTGTACCATCTGGTGCTGTTGCTGCTGTTTTTCACAGTTCTGTACCTCATGATTTGCTACCTGCTCATTTAAAAGTCAATGCTTTGGAGCACCTCTTGGTTTATACTCCTTCAGGTCATGTAATCCAATATGAACTTTTGCCATCAATGGGGGGAGGAGAGCCAAGCGAGACTGCTTCAGGAACTGGGTCAGGTTCTTTAGTGCAGGTACAAGATGAGGAGTTACGGGTCAAAGTTGAACCTGTTCAATGGTGGGATGTTTGCCGAGGAATGGCTTGGCCTGAAAGAGAGGAATGTATTGCTGGGATTATGCATGGCAGGCAAGAAACTGTGGTAATGGATACTTCTGATTGTGAAGATAATGATACCGGAGAAATGGATTTGGTCAAGCCCCATGAACGGTTGCATTGGTACCTTTCCAATGCGGAGGTGCAGATTAGATCTGGGCGGATACCAATTTGGCAAAAGTCTAAGGTATCTGTTATAGTTCCAATTCTTTGGTGCTCTTAATTGTCACTATTTTCCTCCATGCTTATATCCTTCTATCTATCCTtttttagatatatttcttTACTATGGACCCTCTGGTGTCTGATGAATGCAATTTCACTAAAGATACTGGTGGAGAGATTGAAATCGAGAAGTTTCCTGTTCAAGAGGTTGAAATAAAACGGAAGGACTTGCTTCCTGTTTTTGACCATTTCCATAGGATTCAATCTGATTGGAGTGAAAGGTAAATGTCAGTGATATCCATGCTAGCTCTATTTTTTACCATTTCCATGGTTTATGTTCCCCCACTCAATGCTGCATCGGTAGGTATCTGTGATCATGGATTCTTCAACTTCACCAACGTACCCATGTAAACTAGATATGACAATAGTGTGGATGTGAGGGTCCTTTTCAAGTACTTCTATTTTGCTTTGGatatttgctatttttttttttcttcatttctaaaaataaagatagaagagacaaaaaagagaattttgttttttccaagGGATTAACATATTTTTGCTTCTAATAGATTTCAATAGACTTCCAattgatttttctctttattatgtTATATGCAATCACCATTCAAGATCACTTTTTAGCCTAGTCCTTGTATCCTAAAATTTGATGTGTGAATGATCAAATACTTAGACATATAACCACACCGAACATCCATACCTAAAGCCATGTAACTTAGGAAGGTATTAATTGGAGATTGCAAGGCTTGGCTCAAGTAGTAAGAGGTTGGGGTGGGGGTGGTGGGTGGAGTTCACCtatccaagaaaagaaaaaaaaatgtagattgTAAGCTCAACTGTATGTCCTTAGTGTTGAATGCTCACACAACAAAGTGCCAAAGGTACAGTTCCTAGATATGGGAATAATAAGGGTACAtttgtttttgccttttttgGTATAAAAGTAAGCAGTGAGTGAGGGGATatacataaattatattttaataatatttttttgttttcattttcctctTCGTGGGAGCATAGAAAATTTCTGGGGAACTTCTGGACTCTGATCCCTTTTAGATTTGCAATGTATTGAGCCCATAACATTTGGGGAATTACAATGCTTATTCACTCAATCCTTATATGGATACACTTTGACCATTGCTTCTGGTATGGTAGTGATTACGGATAGTATATTTGATTGTCTCAATGCCTGTTTTGACTTGAATAGTAGTTTGATTTATATGATGCATTTGGAAATTTTGGGTAAGTTTGAACATCCTGTAGAATTGGAATAAATTCCATTGGTTTAAATTACATTTGGTATAAGTCCATATCATTTTCACATTGTCTGGCATGACTTTACTCATTGCGTGTCATGcagtttcaaattttttgtcaCTCCATTTTTTCCTGTACCTTTATCCTAATGGATGGATGCCTTTAAATTGTATGGAAAAAAGGATGAAATAATTCTGTTTCACCATTTGTCCAAATGCAACCATATTCCTCCAgcttttcattttataatttataacttAAACCACTTCCTAGTTTCTCCTAATGGAGAACTCTTTGCAGCTTCTTTGGCTTGCTTTGGCACCCAGCTGCTGAATGACACCATTCTTGGCATCTCAAGAAAAGCTGAATTGCCTGCAGTTATGTGGGAAACATCCACCAAATGATCTAAAACAAATTGAGTCTCCTTTCTTGCACAAAATGAGTCTAACTAAAGCCTGAAATCAATTTGTTGGGCTTGTCTTTCTCTACCCTTGTTTCTTTAGTATAGAACATGTTAAGATGCCTGCCTGGTTATCTTGTGCAGGGACCTTAGTCGTGGAATATCTCCAAGTTCATCTTCTGAACCTCATGGTGCAAAAGAGAAGTTCTCAGAAGGTGTGGCTAATCCCCAATCTAAGCTGGTTGTGCCTGGATCAGTTGGAAACACGGATGGTGGTAAGAGAATACTTTGATTCTGGTATCATTTAGTTCTATTAAAATGAGGTTCATACAACTCATCTTATTTTTGGCATTTCCATCAGGTCCGCCAAGCAAAGATGAGACTCCATGTGATTTAAATCAAATGAATACCGTGAAAACCAGTTCACACATTATCCAAACTGTGAAAGAGAATGGAGTGAAAAGTGGGAGTGGTATTTTAGCACCATCCCTGCCAAATCATGGCCCCTTTAACAGAGATAGTGTTTCAGGTTCTCCCAAACAAATGATGGGCATTTCTCCTATCGAAGACagttattttgtaaatagtATATCCTCTATCAAAAATGGTTCACTTTCTTCTGCAAGGACTATTGGTAAAGAAGTTGAGTCCTCAGATAGTGTTGGAACCAGTGAAGCTTCAAACACAAGTTCTAATCGTTCTGATTCAAGCATGAACATTCTTGATGAGGGGCCAGTAGAACCATTATATTTTGGGCAGTATTTTCAAGAGGGGTATTGTAAAGCATCGACTCTTGATGAATGCCGTGAATTAACTGAAGTTACTGATGTGGACAGCGGCAGTAGTCCCTGTGACAGGGAGAAATCCGAGGAAGATGAGAACAATGATGACATGCTCGGAGGTGTATTTGCCTTCTCTGAAGAAGGTAG
It contains:
- the LOC100250287 gene encoding autophagy-related protein 18h isoform X1, yielding MKNTNHKPKNNGFIPNSLRFISSCIKTASTGVRSAGASVAASISGDPDERKDQVLCACFDRLELGPSNFKHVLLLGYSNGFQVLDVEDSSNVSELVSRRDDPVTFLQMQPIPAKSEGREGFRASHPLLLVVAGDETKGLGPIQSVRDGPVRDGYIEPQAGNVVNSPTAVRFYSLRSHNYVHVLRFRSTVYMVRCSPRIVAVGLATQIYCFDALTLENKFSVLTYPVPQLGGQGLAGVNIGYGPMDVGLRWLAYASNNPLLSNMGRLSPQSLTPSPGVSPSTSPSSGSLVARYAMESSKQLAAGIINLGDMGYKTLSKYCQELRPDGSSSPVSSHSSWKVGRVASHSNETDSAGMVVVKDFVSRAVVSQFRAHTSPISALCFDPSGTLLVTASIHGNNINIFRIMPSCSQNASGYDWNASHVHLYKLHRGMTSAVIQDICFSHYSQWIAIVSSKGTCHIFVLSPFGGESGLQIQNSHVRSSLLPVLSLPWWSTSSFMINQQSFSPPPPQTITLSVVSRIKNSGWLNSVSNVASSAAGKVSVPSGAVAAVFHSSVPHDLLPAHLKVNALEHLLVYTPSGHVIQYELLPSMGGGEPSETASGTGSGSLVQVQDEELRVKVEPVQWWDVCRGMAWPEREECIAGIMHGRQETVVMDTSDCEDNDTGEMDLVKPHERLHWYLSNAEVQIRSGRIPIWQKSKIYFFTMDPLVSDECNFTKDTGGEIEIEKFPVQEVEIKRKDLLPVFDHFHRIQSDWSERDLSRGISPSSSSEPHGAKEKFSEGVANPQSKLVVPGSVGNTDGGPPSKDETPCDLNQMNTVKTSSHIIQTVKENGVKSGSGILAPSLPNHGPFNRDSVSGSPKQMMGISPIEDSYFVNSISSIKNGSLSSARTIGKEVESSDSVGTSEASNTSSNRSDSSMNILDEGPVEPLYFGQYFQEGYCKASTLDECRELTEVTDVDSGSSPCDREKSEEDENNDDMLGGVFAFSEEGRNLKQYNYSSILTSLLSYASKSFE
- the LOC100250287 gene encoding autophagy-related protein 18h isoform X2 — protein: MKNTNHKPKNNGFIPNSLRFISSCIKTASTGVRSAGASVAASISGDPDERKDQVLCACFDRLELGPSNFKHVLLLGYSNGFQVLDVEDSSNVSELVSRRDDPVTFLQMQPIPAKSEGREGFRASHPLLLVVAGDETKGLGPIQSVRDGPVRDGYIEPQAGNVVNSPTAVRFYSLRSHNYVHVLRFRSTVYMVRCSPRIVAVGLATQIYCFDALTLENKFSVLTYPVPQLGGQGLAGVNIGYGPMDVGLRWLAYASNNPLLSNMGRLSPQSLTPSPGVSPSTSPSSGSLVARYAMESSKQLAAGIINLGDMGYKTLSKYCQELRPDGSSSPVSSHSSWKVGRVASHSNETDSAGMVVVKDFVSRAVVSQFRAHTSPISALCFDPSGTLLVTASIHGNNINIFRIMPSCSQNASGYDWNASHVHLYKLHRGMTSAVIQDICFSHYSQWIAIVSSKGTCHIFVLSPFGGESGLQIQNSHVRSSLLPVLSLPWWSTSSFMINQQSFSPPPPQTITLSVVSRIKNSGWLNSVSNVASSAAGKVSVPSGAVAAVFHSSVPHDLLPAHLKVNALEHLLVYTPSGHVIQYELLPSMGGGEPSETASGTGSGSLVQVQDEELRVKVEPVQWWDVCRGMAWPEREECIAGIMHGRQETVVMDTSDCEDNDTGEMDLVKPHERLHWYLSNAEVQIRSGRIPIWQKSKIYFFTMDPLVSDECNFTKDTGGEIEIEKFPVQEVEIKRKDLLPVFDHFHRIQSDWSERDLSRGISPSSSSEPHGAKEKFSEGVANPQSKLVVPGSVGNTDGGPPSKDETPCDLNQMNTVKTSSHIIQTVKENGVKSGSGILAPSLPNHGPFNRDSVSGSPKQMMGISPIEDSYFVNSISSIKNGSLSSARTIGKEVESSDSVGTSEASNTSSNRSDSSMNILDEGPVEPLYFGQYFQEGYCKASTLDECRELTEVTDVDSGSSPCDREKSEEDENNDDMLGGVFAFSEEA